One segment of Panicum virgatum strain AP13 chromosome 1K, P.virgatum_v5, whole genome shotgun sequence DNA contains the following:
- the LOC120706782 gene encoding uncharacterized protein LOC120706782 translates to MWSLVRQGLRWGRRRRTARVVDESALGGDDGAAAPAVGGAAVAATTTLGGALARALLAMACAIRFDGEDGGATEEAWAASGWRPRADEVSHLMVRESMRYAIYA, encoded by the coding sequence ATGTGGAGCCTGGTGCGGCAGGGCCTGCggtgggggcgccggcggcggacggcgcgggTGGTCGACGAGAGCGCgctcggcggcgacgacggcgccgccgcaccggccgtgggaggcgcggcggtggcggcgacgacgacgctgGGCGGCGCGCTGGCGAGGGCGCTGCTGGCGATGGCGTGCGCCATCCGCTtcgacggcgaggacggcggcgccacggaggaggcgtgggcggccagcgggtggcggccgcgcgccgACGAGGTCAGCCACCTCATGGTGCGCGAGAGCATGCGCTACGCCATCTACGCGTAG